GATGCAGGCGAACCAGGGTCCCGAGGGGGCCGTGGGGTCCCAGGCTCTGCAGAAACAAGGAAATCCCAGGGCTGCTCCAGAGCCAGGGGTCATAAAAATGAAAGTGGGTGTCAAGCCCCCTTGTCTTTCTGGGCTTCATGGGCTGTCCCCTCAACCTGCGAGGGACGCAAGCTGCTTTATCCCCCAGCCCATTTTGTAGTTAAAGCCAAATGTCTCTTCCTTTCCTGCAATTCCCAGAGGCTCTAAGGGTGACACCAGCAAGGCAAGAGCCGGGGCCAGGCACCTGAACCTGCCATGTCACGTCCGTGGTGTGCATGGCTGGGCTGGGAGCGGCAAAGCCTGCCGGCGGCTTTCTGGGAAGgtctccccagtgccccccagccccatttgGCCATCAAATCCCCCCCCCCATCACTTTCTCCGTGCCACGTGGAAGCACTGGTCTCCCTCCGCGCAGGTTCACTGCAGCCTCTGCCCTCTCTCTGCCCCCCAGCTGTGCGTGCAGACAGGATGCGCGGCGGGAGGAACAAGTTTGGACCCATGTACAAGCGGGACCGTGCCttaaagcagcagaagaaagctctGATCCGTGCCAATGGCTTCAAGCTGGAGACCGTGCCTCAGATCATGTCCCCGGTGCAGAACGACTACAGCCTGTCCTCCACCATCCACAGCATCCACGCCATGTCCAAGACCTTGCCGCCCAATCCTGCCGCCCTGACGCCCGTCGACTACGAGCGCAGCCCCTACGGGACGCCCTCCCTGGGAATGACTGTGCCCAGCCACGTGCCGCTCGCCAGCTACCACTACCCCTCCTTCCCCAACCGCACCATCAAGTCCGAGTACCCGGACCACTACACAAACGCGCACGAGTCCATGCCCGCCTACGTGTACCCAGAGACCTaccccagcagctcccccccCGACATCCCCGAGGTCATCCtgaagctgctgcagctggagcccGACGAGGCCCAGGTGAAGGCACGGATACTGGCCTGCCTGCAGCAAGAGCAAGGCAAGGGCCGGCACGAGAAGCTCAGCACCTTCGGCCTCATGTGCAAGATGGCCGACCAGACCCTCTTCTCCATCGTGGAGTGGGCACggagctgcattttcttcaaggAGCTGGAGGTAGGAACCTGGGCGGCGGGGAGGGATGCTGCACTGGGCGGGAGATGGGAGGCAGGTAGGATTGGGGCTGAAATGCCGTGAGGATGGGATGCTGCCATGGGCAGGATTGGGGCTGAAATGCCGTGAGGATGGGATGCTGCCATGGGCAGGATTGGGGCTGAAATGCCGTGAGGACAGGGCAATGCCCGTGGGCATGAGCCCGGGGCCACCAGTGCTGCAGATCTGCTGGTGCATCCCTGTCCTGCTCCTGGCTCCCCGCGCCGGAGCGATTCCCGCTGTCGCCGCAGAGCTAATGATTTCAGATTCATCACGGTGGGGGCAGGTGTGGGAGCAATCGCTGGCAGAGTGACTGTGGTGTCAAGCTCAAGATATAATTGAAAAATGTAACGTTGAGGAATTATAGTTGAgacaattctctcctccatctttAGGAGGAAAATCGATGCTGTCGGGTGGGTGCCTATTAGCACCAGGGAGCCGGGGCAGGGCTGGCCGGGGCAGGGGACACCACCAAGCCTCCtccagagctgcttctgctgccggCAGCCTGTGAGCGTGCCCGGCTGGGGGACATGGAACTGACCCCCGTCCCGCCGGGCCATCCCCTCTAGCAAATCCCCCCAAATACTTGCTGGGGCCAAGGGGTGGATTAGCAGAGGTGGGACAGCCTCTGCCATCCTGCAAACCTTGCCAAGCTCTCAGACATTTTCCATTCATGTCCTGGGCTGAACTAAGATCACAAACTGGTGCAAAAATGGGAGAGAAAATTTTGCGCTGATGTGGCCAAAACCCAGAGAGCCATGTCCTGGGGCAGCTGAGAGACCTGGGTGCCTTCCTGTGCTTCCAGCATGAGGCTGTGCTACCGGCGCTGGCCAAAATCACCTTCCTCCCGTGGTGCCGTGGGGACTGTGCCCCAGGACAGGGCCAGGCTCTTCCCCATGCCCATCCCACAGGGTGCCATGGGGCCAAGCGTTGCAGAGCCTCACGGCTCAAAATAGCCCCCGGCTGCCAGAACAGTGTCAGGAAACAGCATTGTGGGAGTGGGTCGGGCTCGTTTCAATCATATCAGTGTCCAGCCTGGATTTTGGGAACAGGGTGGTTGTTGTTTTGCAGGAGATATTGTAAACAGTGTAAATTCAGCTCCCGGTGCCGCGTAGCCTTGTAAGTCCATTGTCAGCCTGATTGTGCCACCAAAATAGGCTGTTTCCGTGTGAATCCGCGTCAGCGGGCACTCCTcctcctgtggggctggggggggtcaggaGCACCAGAGGCCTCACCTGGGCAGGGCCACCGGCATCCTGCCGTGCCCGGGACACGGGGTGCAGTGCCTAGGGATGGGATCTCAGCTGGGCATCCCTGTCCATCCCTGCCACCCCGGGGGCTCATGCCTTTTGCTTTCATCCCTGTGGTAAGCGTGGGGCAGATTCCCAGCATCTTGCAGGGCCAGGGACTGCACGACACCGTGTCCCACCCTGACTCCAGAAGGAGCGTGAGAAAGCGCGGTTGGTGCTGGCCTTGGCTCCCTCCCGTGCGCTGGCTCGGCAGCGCACAGCGGAACCCGGCAGGTCCAAGcccccagcacagggctgtgGTGCCCAGGCCCCTCTGTGCATGTTCCCCCCggggatggtgctggggctgcccaccACCCACCCGGCACGGCGCGTCCTCCCCGGCACAGGGTGGTGGCTTTCCCTTGGGCACGTGGGGAGAAGCTGTTGGGAAGCAGGAGTAGGTCTGCAGGTCCTGAAACCCCACTCCTGCTCCTGCCCGGCACATAAAAGCAAACAGCTGCTGGGGCGGTAAATGAACTCCCGCTAGTGCAGAGTTTATGGCTTTACCCTAAAGCCTGCTAGCACAGAGTAAAATTGTGATCTTGGAGATCGATGGCCGTCATGCAGGCAGTCCCTGCTGGGTGCTCAGGGCTTCTCGGagcaggagatggcagcagccCTCTCCATCCCCTGGGAACATCTGTGTGAAGGCAATGGTGTCCATCCCCAGCCGGGGAAGGGCTGTTGGACGAGGCCGGTGTGGGGATCCAGGCTGGAAGGGCATCGGGCTGGGACATTGCTCCGGGGCATCACGCTGGGCTGATGCCAAGCAGGGCGGGGGTGAAGGCGGGTGAGGAGGGGGTGCGGGCAGATGACCCCATGCACGGCATCCCCTGCCTGAACACTCCCAGCACCCACGTGCTCCTGCCGCAGGGCTGTTTTGCAGACAGCTGGCTTCTCCCGCGGGCCTCGCAGGGAGCCTGGAGAGGAGGGAGCAAAACCTCGGGGCCGTGGGGACCTGCTGGCTCATGCCTGGCCAGGACGAGCCTTTGCTCCCTGCCCAGGGAGAGCGGGAGCAGATCCCCCCTGGAGGTGGCAGGTCTTGTTCCCATTCCCATTCCCGTTCCCACACTAGCAGCCTGGCGAGGGGCAGTGGCAGATTGGGTGCTTTGCCATCTCCTCCCGGTGGGGTGGCCAGGGTTGGGGGGCGTTGGGAAGAGCCCCCCCGGCTCTGCCGCTGCgcccggggaaggaggggggagatGGGCTAATGGCCTCTTGACATCGGCTCACACGCCACGTCCGCCCACAGGCGCGGGGCAGTCAGATTGAAAACAGATTTAACTTCCCAGATATATCGTTTCATTTAAGGGCCAGTAATTCTGTCAGTCTGCCACTGACAAACGAGGGTCCCCATGCCAATCCGCCGGGGAGACTGATGTCGCGGCGTTCATCTCGTGTCACCAGGCAGAGAATTACGGACTGCGCTGGCCTTCGGAGGCAAGACTAATAATGCCGCGCGGCAGAGGGGGATTTGGGGGCCCGCTTGTTTATCGAGGGCCGGCCAGGCAGCCGCGGCGCGAGGCCGCGCGGGCGGAGGTGGAAGAGGTCAGCGCTGACGCCCATAAATACGAACTTTAACTGAGTCTAGATGAGATGTGTCAGGACTGAGGGAAGATTTGCAGCatctcttcaggaagaaaaatatggGCCGGGGGTGAAATATATTTTGTTGGGTTGTGAGTCTCAGGCAACTTTGTCCtttcagatgtaatttttttatatatatatggagaGGGACAGACAGAGAGATGTGCATACACATGCATGCTTGCACACTCACattgtgtctggttttggtttggtttatagCCACGTATCTTGCACAGCCTGGTTTATATAGGTGTTACTgccatacatacatataaatattgtGCACACAGGGGTGCAGTGACCTTTAGATTGGGATGAGCAGCCAGGAATGTTAAACAAATTGCCGCGGTTTCAGCCCGAAGGCCGGGCTGGCCTGGGTGTGCGGCGGGTCCTTGCCGCCGGTGGAGGGGCACGGCACGGCCACGGGGAGGTGGGCTGATGCCGATCGCCTCCTTGGCCCCTCCTCGCCGTGGGGCCGGGGCAAACCACCCTCCCATCCACGGGCAAGCACCAGTGGCGGGGGGAGGGACACTGAGGGCAGAACCGTTCCCATGGACCAAGGGGTTCCTGCGGGTCGCGGGGTCTGTCTGCTGGGCTGCTGTCCCTCGCTTCTCGTTAAGAGATCTCGGAGCCACGACGAAGCCTATTTGTAGTCAGTTGCTTCTCTGCCTTTAGCACGCATGGGTCATCTTGACCCCATCTCCTGGCCAACGGCCAGAGCGTTTTTGGCAGATTTAAAATCTCCTTCTGGTCATGGATGCTGCAGCAATGTTTAGCATCCTATGCACTAGGGGAAATGTGAtggctttccctgcctgctggcgTTCcggctggcacagccctgccctcGCTCCCGGGACGCACACGCAGAGCCACGATGCCCACGCAGCCTTGCAGCTGGCTGCCTGTGAGCCCCAGCAAAAAGCAGTAGCCTGGGGCACGGTTCTCTGCCAGCAGGGAGACGAGATCCTGGCCCTGCCGCACTGgccttggtggtttttttgctttaagatGCCCATCGCGGTGGTATctgggcagggggatggggacctGTATTGACCATTAACACCTTAGACTTGTGTGGGGTTTCGATTGCAGGTGTCTGGCGGATGGTAATCCACTTTCGCACTTCTCGGTAGCCAAGGTGACAGGTCCTGCTCGCACCCAGTAATTGCCCGGGCTGCGGCTCAGGGCAGTGGTGCGTGCCGTGCACTtgtgtgggagctgctggggcaaATCCTGCACCAGTGATCTGGGAGGAGGCCTGGACAACATCCCTGGGGTGAAGGCAGGTCAGGGGCATCCGAGCACTCCTCGTGCCTGTGGCGTGCTGAAGCTGCgtggggagaggctggggatCGATGTCTTGGGACCTGCTCAGGGCTTCTGAGCAAAGCGGGATTGCTGGTGGGTCACTCTGCTTCGTAACGCTGCAGAGATGTCCGAGGGCGGACGGCGGTACCTGAGGTGGGGCATGCCCTGGACCAGCTGTGCAGGGAGCAGCAAGCGCAAGCAGGGCTCTGCTGTCCCCGCGGGGGTTTGGCTTCGGGATGCTGAGGCACTGGGGTGGCTTGAGCCCTTTTTGGGGAGCCCCAACAGTTCCAGGGTCTTCCTCTCCTCATGCCTATGAACCCACAGGGAGGGTTGCAGGAGGTTTAAAACTACATCTGCATGCAGGTCCTGGAGCTGGGCAGCACTGTCTGTGCCTCTGCACACCCTGGCCCCCTCCTGCCCTTGGTCCCAGCCCATTTGCTGCAgggaaatgcatttttctgtgggTCACAGGCCTTCAGCATCAAGGCGCTTTCGGCGGCAGGGGAGTGCTCTCCCTGTGCGGGGAGCGTTTCGCTGCCGTGTTTTGTGAATGGGTTAAATgcctgcttcaaaaaaaaaaaaaaaaaaatcgcctcTTAAAGACAGCTTGCATCAGGTCCTTGATAAAGCGCTCCATTGAAAAGCCTTGACATTAAAAGAGGAAGATCCTTTGCTTAACTTTTAAAGGCGAGAGTGCATGCGTGCCGCCTCGCCGGGAGGATTGATTGACTCTGAGTGGCCGTCCATTAGCAGCCCTCTCCTCCTGGGAGGCCAGGGGCTGGTGCTGGGCACAGGGGAGGTGGTCTCCAGCCCAGAGCCGCACTGCCAGAGCGGGGCCgtgggggctgcctgctgccGCCCCAGCCCGGGGCACAGGGACACCCAGCTtggtgctggggtgcaggcagggctggggtctcTGGAGATGTCCCcaagccctgcccagccctcagagcccccagcccaccctgtCATGCCCCcagctgcatcccccccccccatgccacaGCCACGTGGCTCCAGTGCACTGCGATGCTGCCAGGAAAGGCTGTGGCACGCTGGAGAATGCTGGCCGGGGAACAGCCATGCAACAGCCACGCAGGGTGAAATGTGTTGCTGACGGGATGCAGGGAGgtgctctgctgagggagctgaaCCCGCCTGTAGAGTTTGGGAGAAGCTGAttagtaatttttaaaggaagaaaagaagattttaaaaatgttgaaatgcttccttttggaaaagctgaatttttaaaaaccattttcagGGTAAAACCTTCAGTCTGTCCCTTCTGGAGCTTGTCCTGCTCAGGAACGAGGCGCAGGAAGGAGCTTCCAAAACAACGCTGCAACTCGGCCAGAGCAGAGGAGCTCGGCACTGGCCAGAGGCGTgcggctgggctggcagcacgcTGCTGCGCCAGgagcccagctccctgcaggggCTGGCCGTGGTTACAGCCAGCCATTCACCTTGGGGCAGAGGTCATCACAAATTCCGAAAATCTCCATTTTGTTTTGATGCAGAATTAGCTTTTCCCCAGTTCTTTGTTCAGCAGCTGAACAGAAACCTCATGGTCTATTCTGCTGGGCTGTGTACTGTGGCTCCTTTTCCAGTTTGGGCAATGTGGTGGCGAGCCTGGCCTTGGCAGCCCTGTTGCATCTTGCTGCAGGTGGGTTTCGTGCCGTTGGGCAGGAGTGGGCACCGCAGCCCTGGTCGCCGTAGCTGCCTTCTGCGCCACATCTCCCTCCCCGTGCTGCTGCGCATCCAGCTCCGGCCACTCACCGCACTTGAGAAACAAATCCCGGCAGCTCACGGGGAGTGCCGGGCTCTGAGACCATAAAGCTCTTTCTCATCTGACTTCTATTCCTTTTGCAATCTTCCAGCACTGGTTTATTGCAGCCTCTTCAGCAAAACGAGGGTATTATCCAGTCCTGTGATACTGCATCTGTCTTCCTTCTATTAAAGGCAGCGAGCACAATGgcactgcagagctcttctgctggcGCTGAATTTGCTCTGCAGGGAAGTATCACTGATAACCCCCTGCCCTTTCCTTACAACAGCCTTGCAGGAGAAGGGGGCTCCGGGCAGGGCAGGGGTTCAGCTCTTTGCAGAAAGCAGTTGGGGTCCCACGGAGATCAGTGCTGAGGGGACGGAGCTGGTGGACCCATGGTGGTTCTCGGCAGGGTGGCGGGGAAGGCAGCTGAGCGGCACGCTGCCTGCCCGCTCCCTAAGCTGGGATGGCAGCGTGCCCCACGTCACACCACGACCCCGGCCTCTTTGTTTCGCCAGACGCAGCCGTTGGCTCTGGCAGCTCGTCCTGCCCATCGCTGGCGCTGCCGGCAGCCCACCGGCTGTCCCGCAGGACCTTTGGAGGTCCTTGCAGTTGTGTCCTGGGTTGAGCTTCTTACCAGAGGCAATTGCAGCTATTTCTTTGAAAGCATAGCTGTGGATGCTTATACCTGTGCCTGCACATACACATCAGCACACGTGCAAACGTGCACATGATCACGCGTGTGTTGAAGTGTGGGCAGAGGCTGACCTGGCCGGTGCAGGGCGCAGCGATGCCCCATAGCCGGCGGCTCCCCTGTGGCCATGCTgcgctgcagcagctctgtgccccccccgccgACAAACCTGCCATCCTGGGCAGGGAGGCAAGGATGGATACTGTcgtctttcattttaaagtacCCAGAGGGGCTGCCGGGACACACAGGGCCTTTGTGCAGCAGCCACGCGTTCCCTCCCACCCGGGGACGCAGCCAGCAGTCATTTTGTTAAAGATTTGTGTGTGGTTTGGGGAGGTTGTGCCTGGTGGGGGAAAACCCATGCTGATAAGAGCCGGCAAGCGCCACCGAAACACGCTGAGCTGCTTCAAAGCTGGCCCTGTGCAGCCGCCCAGCCCgtctcctctcctccagcccagcaTCCTCTTACTAGGGGTGCAgctccagctctccctgcctgcccgaGGGGATCTCGCTGCCGGGCTGGCCTCCCGCGGGATATCTGCTGGGCACGGGGTGGGTGCTGTGTGAGCGCAGTACAAGGTGTGCATGGGGCGTGAGCCTGCAGGTGTAACGCGGCCGCAGGGTGCTGGTGGTTGCAATCCTCGCTATAGACGCTAACCAGTGCTGTGGGTGTCAGTCTTGCCAtcctctcctcccacccaacGTGGAGGGAGGGCTGGAGGTGATGCAGGGGATACCAGCAGCAAGACGAAGTGGGGCGCAATGTCCAGCCCAGTTACACGCTGGCAGGGGTGGACATGGGAACGAGGAGCCAGACCAGGGCTTTGCAATTAATGTTTCATAATCAGATGCAGTATCTCCTTGCTAGGAGCTTGTTCACAGTCAGACTGCGATTTCGatgtataaatgtgtgtgtgagaATTTGGGAAATGCTCTGCAGGTGGGAGGGTGAGGAGGGTTTCAGGTTcttaaaaaaatgaggtttttgcCAGGCTGCGAGGGTCAGGGACAAAGTCCTGGAGGACGAAGTTCTGTCCCACCTGGAGGAGCCAGATTCCCGAGGGAGACGGGTGATGCTCCCTGCAACCCCCCGCGATGGCCTGCCAAGCAAATGCATGCACAAAGCAGACCTGGGGCTGGGCAAGTCTCTGTAGGTCAGGTCACCTGGAGGCctgggggggaggcagaggtTTGTCATGTCTCCAATGCATCATGTTGATGCCGTATCTGTACCAAGGCATTGctcatccttgtggcagaaggccTCATCCACTCTCTGCTTCATGTAGTGGCACCAATGACTGGACTTGTTGCTCTACTTCTGGGCACGTGAGCAGTgaaaattggggttttttgacaCTGACACCAGTCCGATAGAAAACCCCTTTCTACTGTGGTCAGGGTGAGACACAGATGGGTGCGAGTCCTGCCCAGGTCCAATGCTAATGTGGCAACATGCCATAGTGGCTGATGGTGTTTGAGCCATCACTGCCACAGGATTAGAACATAAAGCTGACCCTCGAACGCAGAGCTGGGGGGCCGGAGGGGTGGTGCAGGGACCGGGGCATCCCAGCCCCCTCCTGCCAGCCGGGAACAAGCTCGTGCAGACGCAGCCCCAGCTTCCCCCGTGGCCGACCGTGCCCCGGCGCGATGGGCGTCAGCGGCACTGCTCTGGCTGTGTTTCAGGTGGGCGACCAGATGAAGCTGCTGCAGAACTGCTGGAGCGAGCTGCTGGTGTTCGACCACGTCTACCGGCAGCTGCAGCACGGCAAGGAGCACAGCGTGCTGCTCGTCACCGGCCAGGAGGTGAGCGCCGGCCCACAGAGACTGCGGTGGCTGCTGCGGAGGGGTCGGTGGGGGCCgggtggtggggtggagggggggtgcGGGGTGACTTTTGTCTTACTTCTGGTCGAGGGTTGCCTACCTGGTGCAGGGCGGACGGGTTTGTTTTGCTGTGCTAGGGAATGGCTTGCGCAGaatatcccatcccatcccatcccatcccatcccatcccatcccatcccatcccatcgcATTCTGTCCTCTCCCATGCCATCCCGTCCTGTCCCATCCTGCCATCCAGCTCCTGGTTCtggagaaaaatgtttctcaTGGAAAGATCAACAGCCACACCTGTACTCACAGAGGCGAGATGTGAGAAGgggccccttccctccccaggggTGGTTTTTGGAGACGCGGGTGCCTGCGATGCCAGCACCCTGCAAAGGGCCCCTCTGTTTTAAGCGGTGCTGGGGAAACGGGGTTCCTGTTTCACTCATCAGCCTTTGCTTTGATGCTCCTAATTCTCAGTCGGTACTCTGGACTGgtgcctggctcctgccctgcgCAGGGTCCCCTGCAGCCGGTTTGGGGGCGACTGTGGCCACCATGGCTGAcgccgtccccatccccacaggtGGACATGTCGACCATCGCAACCCAGGCCGGCTCCATCCTGAACACGCTGATGCTGCGGGCGCAGGAGCTCGTCCTGCACTTGCACTCGCTCCAGGTGGACCGGCAGGAGTTCGTCTGCCTCAAGTTCCTCATCCTCTTCAGCCTCGGTGAGCGCTGCCGCGGGGGGCACCAGGACGAGGGGTGGCCGCGCTCGGGCGTCATGGCCGTGCTGCCGCGGCGTCTCGGGGGGGTGGTGGGAGCGCGGTCGGAGGGACCACGCGCAGCTCAGCGTCCAGCCGTGCCGGCTGCTGCGCTGACGGGCTGCGAAGGGGCTTTTAATGAGGAGCCAGGAGCGAGGGCTGGGATGTGCCGGCTCCCACGCCTCGCTGGGGGCTCCGAAACGGCTCCTGCTGCAGGGTCAGGCTCTGCCTCCAGCCGCGGGGGCCGTTGCCACCCCGTTGGCCAAGCGGAGACTGTTTTGGTCACTATCCCGTCGGACCGGGCAGGGAAACAACCGGCTGATACGGCCGCGGCAAAACAGGCGTGTTGACAGAGGCGGCAGCCGGGGACAGCCCTATCTCCCGGGATTTGCGTCAGAGAGCCCGTGCCACCGCAGTGGGCAGGGGCCGCGCGTGGCTCCTGATTAGGCTCAGCCCTGGAGCCTGCGGTCGGGCTGAGGCGTCGGGTTCACACAGCCCTGCCTCACCTAGACAAAATACACAGGAGCACgggtgctgctgccagagccCGCAACGTCCCTGGggctgcacagcagctctgccctgctcctgccc
The Harpia harpyja isolate bHarHar1 chromosome 19, bHarHar1 primary haplotype, whole genome shotgun sequence DNA segment above includes these coding regions:
- the NR5A1 gene encoding steroidogenic factor 1 gives rise to the protein MDYSYDEDLDELCPVCGDKVSGYHYGLLTCESCKGFFKRTVQNNKHYTCTESQNCKIDKTQRKRCPYCRFQKCLSVGMRLEAVRADRMRGGRNKFGPMYKRDRALKQQKKALIRANGFKLETVPQIMSPVQNDYSLSSTIHSIHAMSKTLPPNPAALTPVDYERSPYGTPSLGMTVPSHVPLASYHYPSFPNRTIKSEYPDHYTNAHESMPAYVYPETYPSSSPPDIPEVILKLLQLEPDEAQVKARILACLQQEQGKGRHEKLSTFGLMCKMADQTLFSIVEWARSCIFFKELEVGDQMKLLQNCWSELLVFDHVYRQLQHGKEHSVLLVTGQEVDMSTIATQAGSILNTLMLRAQELVLHLHSLQVDRQEFVCLKFLILFSLDVKYLDNHTLAKDAQEKANAALLEYTVCHYPHSTDKFRQLLLRLAEVRALSMQAEEYLYHKHLSGEVPCNNLLIEMLHAKRT